The sequence TCACCCTCCGCTTCCTCGGGGGAACCCTTTGCTATGTAGCACTTCTCCCCATCCAGTACGAGGCAGACGAAATTCTTTCCGGTAGGGGACACACCCTTGGTAACATCGTCTATCTTGCCGATGTAGGTCTTGGGCTTTATTGGGGTCTTAGGGGCCTCTGGGCGGGCCGGGGTGGGCTTTTCGTCACGTCCATGCCTATTAGTAGCGTCCGGGTCCTTAGTGTCGTCTATCAGGAATAAGCCGTTAAGGGCGTATTTTCGGGCGTAGGAGGAAGCGGAGCCGGTGATCTGCGCCGCATCCATGCCCTTCTTGATGTCTTCCTCTCTGGCATAGGCAGGGACCGAGGCTATTATCTTCCCCCCGTCAGTTAAAACAGCCGTCGCTTTTACATAGTAGCGGGTGCCGAGGTTGATTATTTCGTCCGGTAAGGTCAGTTCCAGGCCATGCTTTTTAAGCAGAGGCTTTACGGCCTCCAGTATATCCTCGCAACTCCGGTACTTGTACCCTCCAAATGCGTTCATCTGGCCCTTGGGGACCCTAAGCTCTGCCTGTATAGCAAGCAACTTGCTTTCCATGATTTGTCTCCTTACAGTTATTGCCGAAATCGTAGGGGGTTAGTCACTTCCCCCCATGTCTTACTTACCGGTGGTTTTGCCGAGGGCCTTTGCGGCCGCCGAGGCCAAGTCCTCCTTCTCCTGGGGGGAGAGGGCTTTTATCTCGGCGGCGAACTCCTCCGTCGTCTGCCCCGGCTTCTTACCGAAGAAGTCCATGAGGGCCCGCATCTCGCTTATGATTTCCATTTTTCCTCCTGTATTTGTCCGAATCGGTGCGGCGGGGGAGAATTTAACT is a genomic window of Dehalococcoidia bacterium containing:
- a CDS encoding ERF family protein, with translation MESKLLAIQAELRVPKGQMNAFGGYKYRSCEDILEAVKPLLKKHGLELTLPDEIINLGTRYYVKATAVLTDGGKIIASVPAYAREEDIKKGMDAAQITGSASSYARKYALNGLFLIDDTKDPDATNRHGRDEKPTPARPEAPKTPIKPKTYIGKIDDVTKGVSPTGKNFVCLVLDGEKCYIAKGSPEEAEGDCQMFGDLMDKGLKVKAEVVPAGAVFEITKIEEA